The DNA region CAGATCGAGGTCTCGATGCGATCCTTCTGCACGTCGGCACCGCCCACCAGCAGCAGGCCGCCCATGGGGACGGTGCCGATGCGGTAGTCCTCCCGCCGCTCGATCAGGCGCTGCCAGTCGGGCGCTTCGCCTTCCTCGACCCAAGTCTCGCCGAGCTCGGTGTTCTTGAAGGTCTTGATCGCGGCGGCCGAGCCGGACTCCTTGCTGACCGCACTCTCCCACGCGCTCGCGATGTCGCGCCACGAACGCCAGCCCACCGGGCTGTAGAGCGACGAGAGATGGAAGCCCGCCGTCTTGACGCCGTTCTCCGGCGCCATCGCGCGCCACTCGCCGTGCTCCAGCATCCAGGTCTTGTGATGCTCGGCGATGGGCGTATCGCAGGACTCGCACACATAGGCCGCCGTCTCCGGCCGGCCCCTCTCCCAACGCAGCTGCTCGAAGCGCAGCCACTGGCGGTGGGAGCAGTGCGGGCACGGCACGAAGTAGCGGCGCTGGTCGGATGCCTCGTACTCGCGCTCGACGGCGCTCGCCCCGGCGATGGTCGGCGTCGAGACGATGAAGATCTTGCGCCGCGCGAAGGTGCGCGTGCGCGCCTCGGCGAGCGAGATCGCATCGCCTTCGCCCTCGACGTCGAGCGGGTAGCCGTCCACTTCGTCGAGGAAGAGATACCGCACCGGCATCGAGCGCAGGCCCACGGCGCTATTCGCGCCGGTCATCACCAGCACGCCGCCGCGGAACTCCTTGGCGAGGATGGTGTTGCCCGAGTCGCGCGAGCGTGCCGGGGCGATCAGCTCGGAGAGCACCGGCGACTCTTCGATCAGCGGGTCGATGCGCTGCTTGGAGTTGCGCTTGGCCATCTCCACGGTGGGCCAGACCGCCATCATCGGCCCAGGCGCGTGGTGGATGACGTAGCCGATCCAGTTCGAGCCGGTTTCCGTGGCTCCGACCTGTGCGCCCTTCATGAACACGACGCGCTCGACCGGCGAGGTCGGCGACAGGCAGTCCATGATCACCTTGAGATACGGCGTGCGGCTGGTGCGCCAGCGGCCCGGCTCGGCCGAGGCCTTGCTGGAGAGCATCCGGTGGCGGTCGGACCACTCGGACACGGAGAGCAGCGGATCGGGCGTCAGTCCTTCGCGCCAGGCGCGCTCGATGGCATCGAAGCCATCGTAGACGAAGTCGTCCATCAATCGACGCGGACCTTCAGTTCACCGAGCTCGGCGAGGTGCTCGCGCACCGCCGCCTCCAACGCGACGTGCAGCGCGTGTGCGTCCATGCCGAGCCTGGCCGCCATCTGCGCCGAGATGCGCGCCGGCCAGTTGAGCCAGGCGTCGCGCTCGGTGCGCGCGAGCTTGAACACGTGGGCGATGGCCTGGTTGCGATCGACCAGCTCGCCCTTGAGGCGGGCGAGGCGCACCTTGTTGGTCTGCGCCTTGACCACCTCGTTGACCGTGCGCGCCTGTAAGAGCGAGGTGCCGCCCGCGGGTAGCCCGGCGGCGAGGTTCGGGGCCGGATCGTCCGACACCCGCACCTTCGCGGCTTTGGCGCTCGTTCCTTCCTTGGGCGGCTCGGAGTTCCTTGCCCAGTCGCGGTCGGCCTTGTCCGGATCGATTGTGCCGTCCGCCTCGGGCGTGATGCGCCCGGCGCGGATGGCTTTGTGTACGGCGGTGTCCGACACCCCACGGTGGCGGGCGTAGGCGCGGATCGACAGTCCCATGGTCTCCATCAAGCATTGGCGCCGTCCCGCTCGGATTCCGCTTGGCTTCGCTCGGGAACAGCGCGTTCATGTCATCACCATCAACGACACCCCGAGGAGAAGCACATGACCGAGCAAGCCGAAAAGGACATCGACCGGCAACTGCAGCAGATCGCGCTGGATCACCTGTTCATCGACACCCTGGAAACGCGCAACAGCGACCGGCTGGACTTCCACGAGGTCAGCGTCTGGGCCGTCAAGAGCGCCTTGATGGCCGCCTACCAGGCAGGCCGGCAGGCCGCGCGACAGGGCTGAGAAAGCAGCGGAAAGCGCTTGGCTTCTCCAGAGAACAGCGCGTTCATGACCACACCATCAACCCCCATGAAGGAGCATCAGATGAGCACCATCCAACTCACCCCCGCCCAGCACGCCATCCTGGCCTACGCCGTCGAGCACACCGGTGGCAAGATCGAGTGGTTCCCCGACAACGTGAAAGGCGGCGCCCGCAAGAAGGTGCTGGACGGTCTCTGCAATCGGGCCCTGATCACCACCATTGGTCCCGACTGGTTCGTCGCCGCCGACGGTTACGAGGCGCTGGGGCGCCCGCGTCCCGCGCCGGCGCCGGCGCCGGTGGAGGCAGACGCGGATCTCGAGGCGGAGGTCGCAGCCGCCGAAGCCACTTGGGCACCGCAGCGCGCCGAGACCAAGCCCCGCA from Thermithiobacillus plumbiphilus includes:
- a CDS encoding phage terminase large subunit family protein translates to MDDFVYDGFDAIERAWREGLTPDPLLSVSEWSDRHRMLSSKASAEPGRWRTSRTPYLKVIMDCLSPTSPVERVVFMKGAQVGATETGSNWIGYVIHHAPGPMMAVWPTVEMAKRNSKQRIDPLIEESPVLSELIAPARSRDSGNTILAKEFRGGVLVMTGANSAVGLRSMPVRYLFLDEVDGYPLDVEGEGDAISLAEARTRTFARRKIFIVSTPTIAGASAVEREYEASDQRRYFVPCPHCSHRQWLRFEQLRWERGRPETAAYVCESCDTPIAEHHKTWMLEHGEWRAMAPENGVKTAGFHLSSLYSPVGWRSWRDIASAWESAVSKESGSAAAIKTFKNTELGETWVEEGEAPDWQRLIERREDYRIGTVPMGGLLLVGGADVQKDRIETSIWAFGRGKASWLVEHRVLMGDTARDAVWKRLSELIDETWTHESGNQVPLARFALDTGFATQEAYAFVRACRDSRLMAIKGVPRGAALIGTPTAVDVSQGGKKLRRGIKVYSVAVGLAKLEFYNNLRKSADVADDGTTPIYPAGFVHLPKVDAEYIQQLCAEQLITRRDRNGFPVREWQKLRERNEALDCYVYARAAAAASGLDRFEERHWREMERQLGIAAPPEQDEHTVTAEDAPDSGGVVVSGRRIRRRSVVKSRWMS
- a CDS encoding elements of external origin; the protein is MGLSIRAYARHRGVSDTAVHKAIRAGRITPEADGTIDPDKADRDWARNSEPPKEGTSAKAAKVRVSDDPAPNLAAGLPAGGTSLLQARTVNEVVKAQTNKVRLARLKGELVDRNQAIAHVFKLARTERDAWLNWPARISAQMAARLGMDAHALHVALEAAVREHLAELGELKVRVD
- a CDS encoding DUF6900 domain-containing protein yields the protein MTEQAEKDIDRQLQQIALDHLFIDTLETRNSDRLDFHEVSVWAVKSALMAAYQAGRQAARQG
- a CDS encoding DUF3489 domain-containing protein; the encoded protein is MKEHQMSTIQLTPAQHAILAYAVEHTGGKIEWFPDNVKGGARKKVLDGLCNRALITTIGPDWFVAADGYEALGRPRPAPAPAPVEADADLEAEVAAAEATWAPQRAETKPRTRENSKQAQVIAMLRRPEGATVRQICELTGWQAHTVRGTFANAFKKMLGLTITSDKPEGGERIYRIA